In Populus alba chromosome 9, ASM523922v2, whole genome shotgun sequence, a genomic segment contains:
- the LOC118034749 gene encoding UDP-xylose transporter 1 isoform X2 yields MGEMSSFQLGVIGALFLSVASSVSIVICNKALMSNLGFPFATTLTSWHLIVTFCTLHAAQRFHFFDAKAIDMKTVMLFGILNGVSIGLLNLSLGFNSIGFYQMTKLAIIPFTVLLETLFLKKQFSQKIKLSLLVLLGGVGIASVTDLQLNFVGTILSLLAIVTTCVGQILTNTIQKRLNVSSTQLLYQSAPFQAAILFVSGPFVDHFLTKKNVFAHKYSSIVLAFIILSCIISVSVNFSTFMVIGKTSPVTYQVLGHLKTCLVLAFGYTLLHDPFTIRNIIGILVAIIGMGLYSYFCVQDNKKKQSVDLSLASQMKDKDSTPLLGMPDKEGHEAKKSTKVSLV; encoded by the exons ATGGGAGAAATGTCGAGCTTCCAATTGGGTGTTATCGGGGCCCTGTTTCTTTCAGTGGCATCATCTGTCTCCATTGTCATTTGCAACAAAGCTTTAATGAGCAATCTTGGGTTCCCATTTG CTACAACTCTCACTAGTTGGCACCTCATAGTAACATTCTGCACACTTCATGCGGCACAGCGTTTCCATTTTTTTGATGCCAAGGCCATTGACATGAAGACTGTGATGCTCTTTGGAATTCTAAATGGTGTTTCTATTGGACTTCTCAACTTGAGCCTGGGATTCAATTCCATTGGTTTCTACCAG ATGACCAAACTTGCAATCATACCATTCACTGTCCTATTGGAAACTCTGTTCCTGAAAAAGCAATTCAG CCAGAAGATAAAGCTTTCACTCCTTGTGTTGCTTGGTGGAGTTGGCATTGCCTCTGTGACAGATCTCCAGCTCAACTTCGTTGGAACAATTCTCTCTCTCCTAGCCATCGTAACAACCTGCGTTGGGCAAATT CTGACAAATACAATACAGAAGAGGTTGAATGTGTCTTCCACACAGCTGCTTTACCAGTCAGCCCCATTTCAAGCAGCCATTCTCTTTGTCTCAGGCCCCTTTGTAGATCATTTCCTCACCAAAAAGAATGTGTTTGCACACAAGTATTCTTCAATAGTCTTG GCATTCATTATCCTTTCATGCATTATATCAGTGTCCGTGAACTTCAGCACCTTCATGGTTATTGGCAAGACCTCACCAGTCACATATCAAGTGCTTGGACACCTCAAGACTTGCCTTGTTCTTGCCTTTGGGTATACTCTGCTGCATGATCCCTTCACGATTAGAAACATCATTGGAATACTTGTTGCTATTATTGGCATGGGCTTATATTCATATTTCTgcgtccaagacaacaaaaagaaacaatcaGTTGACCTTTCTCTAGCTTCTCAG ATGAAAGACAAGGATAGCACTCCACTCCTGGGGATGCCAGATAAAGAAGGTCACGAGGCAAAGAAATCAACAAAGGTCTCccttgtttaa
- the LOC118034749 gene encoding UDP-xylose transporter 1 isoform X1, producing the protein MSDFSKMGEMSSFQLGVIGALFLSVASSVSIVICNKALMSNLGFPFATTLTSWHLIVTFCTLHAAQRFHFFDAKAIDMKTVMLFGILNGVSIGLLNLSLGFNSIGFYQMTKLAIIPFTVLLETLFLKKQFSQKIKLSLLVLLGGVGIASVTDLQLNFVGTILSLLAIVTTCVGQILTNTIQKRLNVSSTQLLYQSAPFQAAILFVSGPFVDHFLTKKNVFAHKYSSIVLAFIILSCIISVSVNFSTFMVIGKTSPVTYQVLGHLKTCLVLAFGYTLLHDPFTIRNIIGILVAIIGMGLYSYFCVQDNKKKQSVDLSLASQMKDKDSTPLLGMPDKEGHEAKKSTKVSLV; encoded by the exons AT gtcTGATTTCAGTAAGATGGGAGAAATGTCGAGCTTCCAATTGGGTGTTATCGGGGCCCTGTTTCTTTCAGTGGCATCATCTGTCTCCATTGTCATTTGCAACAAAGCTTTAATGAGCAATCTTGGGTTCCCATTTG CTACAACTCTCACTAGTTGGCACCTCATAGTAACATTCTGCACACTTCATGCGGCACAGCGTTTCCATTTTTTTGATGCCAAGGCCATTGACATGAAGACTGTGATGCTCTTTGGAATTCTAAATGGTGTTTCTATTGGACTTCTCAACTTGAGCCTGGGATTCAATTCCATTGGTTTCTACCAG ATGACCAAACTTGCAATCATACCATTCACTGTCCTATTGGAAACTCTGTTCCTGAAAAAGCAATTCAG CCAGAAGATAAAGCTTTCACTCCTTGTGTTGCTTGGTGGAGTTGGCATTGCCTCTGTGACAGATCTCCAGCTCAACTTCGTTGGAACAATTCTCTCTCTCCTAGCCATCGTAACAACCTGCGTTGGGCAAATT CTGACAAATACAATACAGAAGAGGTTGAATGTGTCTTCCACACAGCTGCTTTACCAGTCAGCCCCATTTCAAGCAGCCATTCTCTTTGTCTCAGGCCCCTTTGTAGATCATTTCCTCACCAAAAAGAATGTGTTTGCACACAAGTATTCTTCAATAGTCTTG GCATTCATTATCCTTTCATGCATTATATCAGTGTCCGTGAACTTCAGCACCTTCATGGTTATTGGCAAGACCTCACCAGTCACATATCAAGTGCTTGGACACCTCAAGACTTGCCTTGTTCTTGCCTTTGGGTATACTCTGCTGCATGATCCCTTCACGATTAGAAACATCATTGGAATACTTGTTGCTATTATTGGCATGGGCTTATATTCATATTTCTgcgtccaagacaacaaaaagaaacaatcaGTTGACCTTTCTCTAGCTTCTCAG ATGAAAGACAAGGATAGCACTCCACTCCTGGGGATGCCAGATAAAGAAGGTCACGAGGCAAAGAAATCAACAAAGGTCTCccttgtttaa